The following is a genomic window from Motacilla alba alba isolate MOTALB_02 chromosome 24, Motacilla_alba_V1.0_pri, whole genome shotgun sequence.
tggcacagctccaagGCATCACCAGGAGATGGATCCATCTGCATCTGGGATACAGCCAAGATCGAGGGCATCCCTGGGGTAGCTTTGGCCCAATCTCTCCCTCATGTCCCTGCGATGATGCCTTCCCTGGTCCCTACAACCCCCAGGAGCTGACAGAGCCCCTCTCCCCACTCCTGCAGGGGACTGTTTGCTGGACCAGCCTGCCAAACCCATCCCTCTGCCCGAAGACCTGCCGGGCACGAGCTACAGCCTGAACCAGCAGTGCGAGCTGGCCTTCGGGGtgggctccaagccctgcccctACATGCAGTACTGCGCCAAGCTGTGGTGCACGGGCAAGGCGCGCGGGCAGATCGTCTGCCAGACCCGGCACTTCCCCTGGGCCGACGGCACCGCCTGCGGCGACGGGCGCTTCTGCCTCAAGGGAGCCTGCGTGGAGAGGCACAACGTCAGCAAGTACAGGGTGAGTGCCTGCGCTGGGAGCCCAAAGCACCCCACAGGGTCACTCAGTGAGTACAGCACGGGTACCTGTACTGGGAACCCAAAACCAGGTCACTCAGTGAGTACAGCATGGGTACCTGTGCTATGAACCCAAAACCAGGTCACTCAGTGAGTACAGCAtgggtgcctgtgctgggaacccaaaaccaccccacaGGGTCACTCAATGAGTACAGGGTgagtgcctgggctgggagcccaAACCACCCCACAGGGTCACTCAATGAGTACAGGGTGAGTGCCTGCGCTGGGAGCCCAAAGCACCCCACAGGGTCACTCAGTGAGTACAGCatgagtgcctgtgctgggaacccaaaacaccccacaaaGACACTCAGTGAGAACAGGATGGGTACTTGTACTGGGAGCCCCAAAAGCACCCCACCGGGTCACTCAGTGAGTACAGGgtgagtgcctgtgctgggagccccaaAAGCACCCCACAGGGTCACTCAGTGAGTACAGGGTGAGTACCTCTGCTGGCAGCCCACAGGGTCACTCTGAGCAGGTGCTGGCAGAGATATCCCCCATCTCCTGATGGTGGAGACCCAGCATGGGGACACTGATGTGGAAAGAGCAGGAGATCCCATGGGTAATCACGCCTTTCTCAAGGagtgaggctgctgctctcctccagccagccctgggcaagTTTCACAGAATTtgctgtgttggaagggacccacaaggatcattgagtccaactaCCGGCCCTGCTCAGGACCAttcccaagagtcacaccacaCACTTGAGAGgattgtccaaatgcctcttgaGCTCAGTcaggcttggggctgtgaccactttcctgggAGCCTATTCCAGTGCCCCAGCActctctgggggaagaaccttttcctgatatccaacctaacccTCCCCTGACACGACTTCAGACCACTCCCTGGGTCCtctcactggtcaccacagagaagagatcagcatCCACCCCTCGGGTCCCCTCTCCAGGAAGGTCTGCAGGCAGTTGGAGGTTTTCCTTGAGAAGGGATGGCTCCACGTGTGGAGGGGACGGGTGTGCGGCGCCTCAggctgtccctccctgcaggtggACGGCGGCTGGGCCAGGTGGGCGCCGTACGGGCCGTGCTCGCGGAGCTGTGGCGGTGGGGTGCAGCTGGCCAGGCGGGAATGCAGCGACCCCGTGCCGGCCAACGGGGGCTCCTACTGCGAGGGCATCCGCGTCAAGTACCGCTCCTGCAACCtggagccctgtgctgctgcaggtaaGGGCTGGGGCTCGGCTCGGCCTGTGACAACCCTGGAAAACTAAAGCTGGAGGTGCAGGCTGGTGCCCAACACCACGTCCCTGTTATTTTCAGTGCCAGGGAAGAGCTTCCGTGAGGAACAGTGTGAGGCTTTCAATGGCTACAGTCACAGCACGAACCGCCTGACTGCCTCCGTCTCCTGGGTTCCCAAATACTCCGGTGTCTCGCCCCGGGATAAGTGCAAGCTCATCTGCCGGGCCAACGGCACTGGCTACTTCTATGTGCTGGCACCCAAGGTTGGTGAGAGACCCCCAGGGTCAGTGCCTGGACTGTGGGATGGCTCCAGCACCCCTGGAGATGAATAGATTTTCCTTATCTGGTGGGTGGATGGTGTTAGATGAGGTGCCACCAGTCTGGTAGGAATCAGCCTGGGGCTGGAGTTGGTCCATGGAGGGTCTTCCTCtggaagaattaattttttttcctcttgtaaaGGTGCCTCTGGCATATTCCTGTGGTCCTGGGATAGAGGATGATAGTTTGGGTACTGGGGAAGCaacgggcagggcagggtgcacATCCAGACATGGGACTGAGTGGGATGGTGTTAGCAGTGTCCCCTGTGCAGCTTCTTCCCTGCAACGGAAAGGGCAGGAAATTCTGTGGGTGGGAGAAAAGGGATGAAGTCCCATGTATCTTTTCtcagagaccccaaaatcctgccTGCAAAGCAGAACATGAGCAAAGAGCGACATGGTGCCTGCTGGCATCTCCTCAGGACCTGTCAGATGGATTGGGGTGGGATGGACACAGGTGGGATGCCTCGGGAGGTGTGAgagggaaatgcagcagcttGTTTTTCTGGCCTGGTGTAGGTTGTGGATGGCACCCCTTGCTCCCCGGACTCCACTTCGGTTTGTGTCCAGGGCAAATGCATCAAGGCGGGCTGTGATGGGAAGCTGGGCTCCAAGAAGAAGTTTGACAAATGCAGCGTCTGCGGAGGAGACAACAAGAGCTGCAAGAAGGTCTCAGGCTTGTTCACCAAACCCATGTGAGTGTTTGGCGACCACGTGTGCTTCTCTTActccagctctgtgttttggtgTGGGGGATGCAGGAAGGTTGTGGAGATGATGACAGGATAGATCCATCCAAATCTGCTGGTGCTCGTGTACATCACTGCACAGACACCTGGGCTGGctctgaaggagcagcaggacacatTTAATGTCCTGCTGACTTCTGCTGATGGAGAGCTGTTGAGCCAGAGGGGCTGAAACATCTTCCTGTAACTGGGTTACAACAGCCTAGACAAAACTCAATGCAGCGAGGAGATTCAAAATGATCTTCACTGCAGGAAGACAAACGTAGGGGTGGGAGGATCTCAGGGCTGAAGTAATGCACCATGCACCATGTCACAGATAGGATCTGACTGACGTTTCCCAAATGTTCTGTCTTCAGACACATGTTGGGTAATTGAATCATTAGTAATACTTTTATCTTTACGTGGTGGTTTCCCTCCCTGGGAAGCATTTTTCACAATAGAAGATTTCTATCTATATCATATTTGGAATAACATTGATTTGcatagtgttttcttttttctgcatcCTGGGCAAAGGTTTGGCGCTTTCTCACTTTTCGCTGGTTCTGGACAGTTTTTTTTATCACGTGTCTATATCTTCTGCATCTGAAGCGTGGTCTGTGCATTGCGTCCTGTGCCTGatgtcctgccctgcccgctCTTCTCTTTCAGGCACGGCTACAACTTCGTGGTGGTCATCCCCGCGGGCGCCTCCAACATCGACATCCGGCAGCGGGGCTACAAAGGACTCGTCAGCGACGACAACTACCTGGCGCTGAAGAACGCGCAGGGCAAGTACCTGCTGAACGGCCACTTCATCGTCTCGGCCGTCGAGAGGGACCTGATGGTGAAGGGCAGCGTCCTGCGCTAcagcggcaccggcaccgccgTCGAGAGCCTGCAGGCCTTCAAGCCCATCCAGGAACCCCTGACTCTGGAGGTGCTCTCCGTGGGAAAGATGACCCCTCCCCGGGTACGCTACTCCTTCTACCTCCCCAAGGAGAGCAAGGAGGACAAGTCCTCCTACAAGAAGGAGGGCAAGACCCCGCCGGACCTCAACAACAGCGTCCTCAGCCTGTCCAACCGCCTGGACGGCGGGAGGCCGAGCTACAAACGCCCCTCCTACAAGTGGGCGGTGGGCGGCTGGGAGGCGTGCTCTGTCACCTGCGGCGATGGCTTGCAGAAGCGCTCGGTGGCTTGCCGCGACTCCTACGGCCAGCCGGCCGCCGAGTGCGACGCCGCGCAGCGCCCCGCCGACGTGCGGCTGTGCGGGGAGCCCTGCCCCGCCTGGGAAGCTGGACCGTGGTCTTCTTGCTCCAAGAGTTGTGGTCGGGGTTTCAAGAGACGGGCGTTGAAGTGCGTGGTGCCCACTGGGCGCCTGCTGCCCCGGGAGAGTTGCAATTTTCGGAGGAAGCCGCAGGAGCTGGATTTCTGCACCTTGAGGCCGTGCTGAGCAGCTCAAGGGGTGCCTGCAAGGAAGGGCATGGTGTTCCTATGGCTGCGTGCAGCCAAGCAGCAGCCGGAGGTTGGGACTGGGGGAGATGTCCGTAGCACATagcaaaagggggaaaaataacaaaaaaatgggaacaaaaaGGGACCTGggtgtggggacagccccgTGCACCTGGGAGAGAGGGCTTTTACCAACCAGGTCGCTTGGAGACAGAGCGGGAATGAACATCTACCTCGAAGCCACTGAACGACACGGAAACCACCGGTGGAGGCTGGGAACTGGGGGGACAGATGGGAGCGAGGAGGATCACCCCTGCCTGTGATGGATCTGTGGTACAGGCAGGGAGATGCCCCTAAATTGCACAGATGAAGCCTTCCCCCACCTTCCC
Proteins encoded in this region:
- the ADAMTS15 gene encoding LOW QUALITY PROTEIN: A disintegrin and metalloproteinase with thrombospondin motifs 15 (The sequence of the model RefSeq protein was modified relative to this genomic sequence to represent the inferred CDS: inserted 2 bases in 1 codon; deleted 1 base in 1 codon), whose protein sequence is MLPLLPLLLLGAPGLRLSAGAPPEPDSALVTPLRLDPDINGPAYFRGGPAERPAGGQAVVIQLSAFGEDFYLHLSPDARFIAPAFAAQYLGAAARPLPALRHCFYSGDVNADRESFAALSLCGGLRGAFGYRGAEYLISPLAAGAAGGLHRLQRRSPGRPVGAGASRCAVGSGLTPGVLQALDKYRGRAGGXKGGRAKRFASVPRYVETLVVADESMVKFHGDDLQHYLLTLMATAARLYKHPSIRNPIQISVVKFLLIGQDDKGPKVTSNAALTLRNFCAWQKKWNKVSDKHPEYWDTAILFTKQDLCGATTCDTLGMADVGTMCDPKRSCSVIEDDGLPSAFTTAHELGHVFNMPHDNVKACEEVFGRLKTNHMMSPTLIQIDRANPWSACSAAIITDFLDSGHGDCLLDQPAKPIPLPEDLPGTSYSLNQQCELAFGVGSKPCPYMQYCAKLWCTGKARGQIVCQTRHFPWADGTACGDGRFCLKGACVERHNVSKYRVDGGWARWAPYGPCSRSCGGGVQLARRECSDPVPANGGSYCEGIRVKYRSCNLEPCAAAVPGKSFREEQCEAFNGYSHSTNRLTASVSWVPKYSGVSPRDKCKLICRANGTGYFYVLAPKVVDGTPCSPDSTSVCVQGKCIKAGCDGKLGSKKKFDKCSVCGGDNKSCKKVSGLFTKPMHGYNFVVVIPAGASNIDIRQRGYKGLVSDDNYLALKNAQGKYLLNGHFIVSAVERDLMVKGSVLRYSGTGTAVESLQAFKPIQEPLTLEVLSVGKMTPPRVRYSFYLPKESKEDKSSYKKEGKTPPDLNNSVLSLSNRLDGGRPSYKRPSYKWAVGGWEACSVTCGDGLQKRSVACRDSYGQPAAECDAAQRPADVRLCGEPCPAWEAGPWSSCSKSCGRGFKRRALKCVVPTGRLLPRESCNFRRKPQELDFCTLRPC